The genomic region CGATCCCAATCATTATTGGTCGTTATCACTGCTGTGACTATCCCGCGAGATGATCTTGTTCCCTTCGAGGCAAGCCTCATGAGCTGGGTTCCCCACGCCGTTGCGTTCACCTCAGCAATGTTGAATACATTCATCTTTGAACCTGCTACACGGAAGGCCATGGTTCAAGTTACTCATCAAGGTTCGCCTGATCTCATCATGATTCGATATCCTCTGACTTTCGGACATGGTCTTTGCTGACATAGCCGCGACCTTAGAAACGAGAGATGGGCCTAGCTGCAACACGACACAATACGATGAGAACaaggtgatggaggatgctAGTGTCAGGCCATCgtcggggatggtggtggtgaagagacGGTTTTCATTCAGCCACGCAATGTGCATCCACCTCAACCTGTTGACACTGGGCGCTGTGTTGGCTTATGGTTGGACATTGGCCGCGAGGATCCAGTGAAGGAGGACTGAGGCTGAGAACTGCGTCTTGGTATAGTGTCCAGTGGCGGATGCTACTCTTTGTTATGATGACGGAACTGGGACAAGCTCTAGACTTGATGCTATTGTCGATCATTAAGCTGATCTTGGCTGCAATGATATCAAAGTTTGAGTGCGGCAGTGATGTTCGGATTGGGCTTGTTCCGATGGAGTGGCTCACTACATGCCAAAGAAGTGAATACCCAGCTGTGTCTATTTTGGGAGTCGTCTAGATGTTTCGTTAGAGCAATAGACCACTATTACTACTCATATTCTCTCATCAATGTCTTCATACATCGGCAGTAGAGCTTCCCTGTTCCTCTTTGCTGGCTCTATCGGCTCATCCAGTCGTAGCTGGTCGACTCCAGATCACTTCTGGCATCCTCCGTTCCCTTTAGACCATTCACCAAGTGCATAAGCCGCACTCACTTCTTGTCCCAAATATCTGGATTCCCAGGAAGCGTATCAAGCCCTATGACCATGTCAGCTCACATTCCCCTCTCACGAAACAAAGACTCAcatccatccacctcctcccccactcTCGAAGACAGACTACACCTctttgcctcctccaaagACTGGCTCTCCAGCACATGACAATTAGCCCCAAAGCACACCCCGTCCATCGCCCGTTGCAGAGaatcccctttccacccaaACACATAGTCCCCATGCTGCCCATACCCCGTAGTATCACCCGTGCTCAAAACAAAAGGCTGCGACCCATCCTCCGGCCACTCATCCGGGTCATTAAACAAACTCGTATCCCACACAATCTACTCCTCGTTAGCATTTCCCAAACAGCACACACTCCCAAAACACGGTTAACCCACCTCCAGCATCAACTGCGGTATCCTAACAGGATGACTCTCCGGACACTGTCCTCCCGTCCCCAACCCAGTAAACGTATGCGGCCCGGTTTCAACCGGATACGCCACATGGCTCTTATGATCAGGACTGTCCAAAttcttcccatcccaacAAGTCGGATAAAGCACATTACTCCTAATCCCCCAGCACATTTTATTGGGTAACCCCTCAAAGTCCACCGCATCATCCACACAAGGCGCTttatcatcccccccaaagtCAGGCCCGGTATAACACCGGAAGCAAGTTTGATTCCTCAACCCCTGCGgttccctcctcccggcaTCCCCAACCAACATCCGGAATCCAGGCCGAAAGGCAGTCACGTCCCCTATCCCACCGCTGACGTAGTACACCACGAAGCCACCATCCGTTTTGGTAGTGAAATCATCGCCGAATAATAGCCTGTTAGGTATTTGGGGGACACGTTTGTAGGAACCATTTCGTGCGCGGAAGTAGAGGTTGGCGGTCCAGTAGTTTGAGAGGTCTTCAGAGTAGGAACAGGTGGTGcagttggcgagggaggagatatCGGTGTTGTGTGGCATGGAGATATCGAAGGCGTTGCCGCCCACGAtttggtggaggtgtggGGAGGGTAGGGAGCCTGGGTTGACGAGGGGGTCGATTCGGTCGATTACGAGCTGGTGGCAGCCGAAGCGGAGCATGGTTGATGAGACGTTTGGGCCCCAGGGGGAGGTGCCCAGTTGGGGGGcggcgaggccgagggttgagaggagggataggaggaggagcatcGTGGTTGCTAGATCAGTGGAGTATCGGTCGGTgaagttggggagggaggtgagtgGAGGGAGGCTGTAGATATCTGTTGACCATCATGGCACAGTCTCAGCAGATGGATCAGCAAGCTGCAGATACCTAATCAATTGTTCGGATGGTTCCAACCTATGGATTGTTGTATGCGCGCTGAGCCGCCCGGTTGATAGTAAAAGACTTATTTTGCCAATCTTCCGGGCAATGGTGGCTGGATGGATTATTATCGTCTTGATGAAGAGGCAGCCATCATCGCAGTACCGAGATTGCGACCACGTGGCAGACAAGGTGTTCCTcgatcttgatcttgggaGGCTTCGAAAGATATGCAAGATGCACCATGGCTCAGGTGGTGGACGAGCAGAGCGGTTGCCTTCTTGCGCCGTAAATCGAAGGGCAAGGAACTGAAAATATGGAGGACACGGGAGAGTCATACTACAGTGGACGGTCGACGGTGGACGGTCGTCGGTCGTCGGCAAAATTGGATGGCGACCTGAAAGTCCGAGGAGCGGAGGAAGGCGGGCATAGCAGTCTCAAGAACCTTCCATCgcactctccaccctcgcatTGAGCTGCGAGAATAGCATGAGATACGCAACCTGTGGATATCTCGAAATAAAGCAACTAGTGAGAATCGAGGGGGGAATGCTGGTTAATTTGTTCAACCATGTATGCTCCACCTGTCTTTGAGGTACCTGGTCCTCCACAAGAATACCTCTCGATGCACCGCGATACTTTTGGTGCTGAATGTGGCATGTACCAGGTTCAGAGCTTCCTAGACGAAGGTTATAAGTCCCACAGACTTCCCGTATCGAGAACCAGTCGATAACCAAAGACAACGTGTTGTCCAACACACATAGGCAAACGCCGGCAAAATGAAGCTTTCATTTTCTCTTCTACTTCCTTTGCTCGTGATAGCCCAGGAGACAACCCTGGGAACAGGAGCGCATTTCCGGCTGACAAGATACTCAGGCACTGGCTCCCCGGAAGGCTCAAGCAACATAACAATCTCAGAAACAGGTGAGTGGATCACTATTACCTACAGCCAATTCCGAACCTACCTTGGGCCAGACTATGCTGGAGCGGAGAGGGGCTTGACCTGTCATGTTTATCTCGCTATCATTGCCCCGAGCGTCGaccatctccctcaaggGGTTCAAGGGGTGCAGCACACGCTTGCGGACAGCGTATATGAGCGATACTACACTCAGCTCGATGATGGAGTGACAGCTCTTCACCACAGCACATACTACACCCATGATTTGGGCCCCTTCAACGTGGTCGCGACGGCAACAttcgatggtggtgagacgTGGAAAGCACCCGGCAAATCGTACAACGAGACCAGGGAGATCTCTCGCAGCTCCCTGGAGTGTAGCCGTTGTGTCCAACCAGGTGCTAGAATGGCGGTATTCTATGCCCACGATCAAATCACCATGAGCAGCTCAAATCCAGAAGCCCGTGGCGTTTCGGTTGCGGGCGACACGGCCGACTTGTTGTATACGCGCCGTATCAGAGTCCTGTAAGTGGAAAGATTAAATTTGCAGTGAGATTGGGAGAAAACCATGCATGCTAATTCGGAATATCATATGGTAAATGGCGAGCGTGTACTCCGTAAGCCACATCTTTGAGGAAATTCGGAAGTGGTCCGGAAAAGCGCTAGTCCACAGTCGGGAGGTGCGGCTATGATtccgaggagggt from Podospora bellae-mahoneyi strain CBS 112042 chromosome 4, whole genome shotgun sequence harbors:
- a CDS encoding hypothetical protein (EggNog:ENOG503NYG9; COG:S); this translates as MKLSFSLLLPLLVIAQETTLGTGAHFRLTRYSGTGSPEGSSNITISETGEWITITYSQFRTYLGPDYAGAERGLTCHVYLAIIAPSVDHLPQGVQGVQHTLADSVYERYYTQLDDGVTALHHSTYYTHDLGPFNVVATATFDGGETWKAPGKSYNETREISRSSLECSRCVQPGARMAVFYAHDQITMSSSNPEARGVSVAGDTADLLYTRRIRVLWRACTP
- a CDS encoding hypothetical protein (EggNog:ENOG503P5M9; COG:S); the protein is MLYLKSRPSPRLEICLLFFFSSRTLTLKRSQRSIYNLAQVSTLSNMSSNCSHFLSALPPLHLLCFSFLLGANLYQSFIMAKISYRALPKSAFRSLQKQAWPFYFRSQSLLVVITAVTIPRDDLVPFEASLMSWVPHAVAFTSAMLNTFIFEPATRKAMVQVTHQETRDGPSCNTTQYDENKVMEDASVRPSSGMVVVKRRFSFSHAMCIHLNLLTLGAVLAYGWTLAARIQ
- a CDS encoding hypothetical protein (EggNog:ENOG503P00U; COG:S), with product MLLLLSLLSTLGLAAPQLGTSPWGPNVSSTMLRFGCHQLVIDRIDPLVNPGSLPSPHLHQIVGGNAFDISMPHNTDISSLANCTTCSYSEDLSNYWTANLYFRARNGSYKRVPQIPNRLLFGDDFTTKTDGGFVVYYVSGGIGDVTAFRPGFRMLVGDAGRREPQGLRNQTCFRCYTGPDFGGDDKAPCVDDAVDFEGLPNKMCWGIRSNVLYPTCWDGKNLDSPDHKSHVAYPVETGPHTFTGLGTGGQCPESHPVRIPQLMLEIVWDTSLFNDPDEWPEDGSQPFVLSTGDTTGYGQHGDYVFGWKGDSLQRAMDGVCFGANCHVLESQSLEEAKRCSLSSRVGEEVDGWLDTLPGNPDIWDKK